A single window of Chondrinema litorale DNA harbors:
- a CDS encoding BRO family protein, which produces MDEVKLFESKQIRSIYHDGQWYFSVVDVIAVLTDSNNPRNYWSTLKTREQNRTGIELSTICVQLKLPVANGRKYATDCANQEALLRIIQSVPSPKAEPFKRWLAKVGANVIDEKNNKRLAAHKKLKETQNRFFENVKDRGVGEEGFIRVLDAGDKALFDGVDMNQKYEVKEDESPDDYMNNLLLKGKDFATELSNHHVIKKDLKGEDEISKEHEEQNKAIRKHLTDQDIKPEELPPESNIKDIKKLKK; this is translated from the coding sequence ATGGATGAAGTTAAACTTTTTGAGTCTAAACAAATCAGATCCATCTATCATGATGGGCAATGGTATTTTTCTGTAGTAGATGTAATTGCCGTTTTAACAGATAGTAACAATCCGCGCAACTATTGGAGTACGCTTAAAACAAGAGAGCAAAATAGAACAGGAATTGAACTGTCCACAATTTGTGTACAGTTGAAATTGCCAGTTGCTAATGGGAGAAAATATGCGACTGATTGTGCCAACCAAGAAGCTTTACTCAGAATTATTCAGTCGGTTCCTTCGCCAAAAGCGGAGCCATTTAAACGCTGGTTGGCAAAGGTAGGGGCCAATGTTATTGATGAGAAAAACAACAAGCGCTTGGCTGCGCATAAAAAGTTGAAAGAAACGCAAAATCGATTCTTTGAAAATGTAAAAGATAGGGGAGTGGGTGAAGAAGGATTTATAAGAGTTTTAGATGCAGGAGATAAAGCATTGTTTGATGGAGTAGACATGAACCAAAAGTATGAAGTTAAGGAAGATGAAAGTCCTGATGATTATATGAATAATCTTTTATTAAAAGGGAAAGACTTTGCTACTGAGTTGAGTAATCACCATGTGATAAAAAAAGATTTGAAGGGAGAAGATGAGATATCAAAAGAGCATGAGGAACAGAATAAAGCGATAAGAAAACATTTAACGGATCAAGATATTAAACCAGAAGAGTTGCCACCTGAGTCAAATATCAAAGACATCAAAAAATTGAAGAAATAA
- a CDS encoding class I SAM-dependent methyltransferase, which translates to MKKFLLPAALALSCTFSSCKHDTQSHGEHHKAAQDSSTHSHGKANEYMHQSNLDELVKRFESPERDAYQQPQKVMEYLGDISGEKIMDLGAGTGYFTFKLADAGAQVIAADVDDQFQQYIKHKKKELDLSDEQISLRKIPYDDPLLESGEVDKVLLVNTYHHIENRVDYFAKVLKGLNEDGELIIIDFIEGDLPVGPPADHKVDKSDIIEELKKAGFTNFDVNDDLLEYQFIIKTN; encoded by the coding sequence ATGAAAAAGTTTTTATTACCAGCTGCTTTAGCACTTAGTTGTACTTTTTCTTCTTGTAAACATGATACTCAGTCTCATGGAGAACATCATAAAGCAGCACAAGATAGTAGCACTCACTCACATGGAAAGGCAAATGAATATATGCACCAAAGTAATTTGGACGAATTGGTAAAAAGATTCGAGTCGCCAGAACGAGACGCTTACCAACAACCACAAAAAGTAATGGAATACCTTGGCGATATTTCTGGCGAAAAAATAATGGATTTAGGCGCGGGTACTGGGTACTTCACTTTTAAACTGGCTGATGCTGGAGCTCAAGTAATCGCCGCTGATGTTGATGATCAATTTCAGCAATATATTAAGCATAAAAAAAAGGAACTCGATTTATCTGATGAGCAAATTAGCTTGCGTAAAATCCCTTATGATGATCCTCTACTTGAGTCTGGTGAAGTAGACAAAGTTTTGCTGGTAAATACTTATCACCATATCGAAAACAGAGTAGATTATTTTGCCAAAGTACTCAAAGGTTTAAATGAAGATGGTGAACTAATTATAATTGATTTTATTGAGGGAGACTTACCTGTTGGCCCTCCTGCCGACCATAAAGTTGATAAATCTGATATTATTGAAGAATTAAAAAAAGCAGGCTTTACAAACTTTGATGTGAATGATGATCTGTTAGAATATCAATTCATTATTAAGACAAACTAA
- a CDS encoding ParA family protein: MSATIISFMNRKGGVGKSTLLLLTASSLHHRTGKKVLVIDADLQTSILGLRDEEKEMEQGNGSFYEIIGFSWSKKNASDIPLLRFHKLIQQIENKYDYVLVDTPGKMEGEEVPLIMTISDFIVVPIIASSFDIQSTIDFLEIIPPIREDKIKEGFELKVFGVVNKKDRSLEHKHLEALQGIAGMELFDTHISNLVRYKRDKSTFYDLVDPKEKEDEFNLYFNELLDKIKE; encoded by the coding sequence ATGAGCGCAACGATAATATCATTTATGAACAGAAAAGGTGGCGTAGGTAAATCCACTTTACTGTTGCTTACAGCTTCATCTTTACATCATAGAACAGGAAAAAAGGTATTGGTGATAGATGCTGATTTGCAAACATCAATTTTAGGCCTCAGAGATGAAGAAAAAGAGATGGAGCAAGGAAATGGTAGCTTTTATGAAATAATTGGCTTTAGCTGGTCTAAAAAGAATGCTAGTGACATTCCATTACTTCGATTTCATAAGCTTATTCAGCAAATTGAAAATAAATACGATTATGTATTGGTAGATACACCCGGTAAAATGGAAGGAGAAGAGGTACCTCTTATCATGACAATATCAGATTTTATTGTTGTTCCTATAATTGCTTCTTCATTTGATATCCAATCTACAATCGATTTTCTAGAAATTATTCCACCAATTAGAGAAGACAAAATAAAAGAAGGTTTTGAGTTGAAAGTTTTTGGTGTTGTAAATAAAAAGGACAGAAGTTTGGAGCATAAACACCTTGAAGCTTTACAAGGTATTGCAGGAATGGAATTGTTCGACACGCATATTTCTAACCTAGTAAGATACAAAAGAGACAAGTCTACCTTCTATGATTTGGTTGATCCAAAAGAAAAAGAAGATGAGTTTAATCTATACTTTAATGAATTGTTGGATAAAATAAAAGAATAA
- a CDS encoding CHAT domain-containing protein, whose protein sequence is MLRRKLTVVTIFSSVFLFYSYCIVAQNKNSIQLADSLIKEENYKEAAEILEHELKGSPSSEHQISLLNKLGNCYYSDGKYALAKTQLEKAFGLAKTHATPDLFASIQYDYGKALSRTSTYSEAEKQLKSALAFWKKNPEKCSEEISNCLDALGAMHMALHQLDKSEKYLLEALEIRQSKFGEDHLAVASIKVSLGNVYSLTGDYEKAEQNFLECLKIREVQLTTPHILLGSVNYNLGVLMSRTGRVAEANNYLYKALEIYTKLSPEHPRTGDAYLANGQLKVNLGDYKTAHNYFLKALNIFKNAYGEKQERVGTMYNLIANIYRLQGDYEQARNYAERGLEITKSVVGEKHDRVASGLTTLGDISADAKNYDTALNAYQQALRIRENIYGENHIRTAFIYYLIGQTYREADQPKAGIPYLKKAIQVYRNKNMEGTEDISNVYAAMGLVLLDDGDLANAKKYIQLDHQILKDTYGNTHPYLADNYRSMGLWYLKIQEPDSAIVMFHEGLKAMCLDFDTSDILAFPPLSNVLDQYEYLDIMIRKADVLASFNNPNYQLTALEYYQLCTKLAEQIRNKYQSKGSKLFFQQTVNPIFKQGFQLAYSLYKQTKKDVYLEAAYEFAEKSKAGLLTASIQKISEYPIAGIPKTLRNQIDSLQSKINATEQLVNDEQLWPSDNSGEQLKTLKKDQIDIQSSYDSLLLITKNQYPKYFEFNSETQIASISEIQQNLPNTKTTLIEYFISDSILYAFSITKDKVNISEHSWNANDEMAIKNLRQRPDAIPWLQNPSGLTIEYTQRSELLFKTLITEDILKAEKLIIIPHGILSYLPFESLCKNKVDDFKKANFLVETVMISYAYSATLWLSANNQTVNDNAQLLGIAPDYSEFQIASNEVSEELNFRGALSPLEFNVTELEKIANYFPANILNGTAATEENFKELAPQANILHMAMHALVSDSLPLESSLLFSYNSTSSKEDGKLHAYELYNMKLPASLAVLNACNTGFGKLQAGEGAMSLAHAFSYAGCNSIIMSLWPAEDKGSAAIIQYFYKHLADGQAKDKALQQAQIDFINTTDPTHLHPYYWTHLVAVGDMSPLNMKNRTLKLLSFILLSVPFGIYLYKIIKIKFD, encoded by the coding sequence ATGCTGCGAAGAAAACTCACAGTTGTTACCATTTTTTCATCTGTCTTTTTGTTTTACTCCTACTGTATTGTAGCTCAAAACAAAAACTCCATCCAGCTTGCAGATAGTTTAATCAAAGAAGAAAATTACAAAGAAGCCGCTGAGATTTTAGAACATGAGCTAAAAGGCTCACCAAGTTCAGAACATCAAATATCACTATTAAATAAACTGGGTAATTGCTATTACAGTGATGGTAAATATGCTTTAGCAAAAACCCAACTTGAGAAAGCGTTTGGCCTAGCAAAAACACATGCGACACCCGATCTTTTTGCGTCCATCCAATACGATTACGGGAAAGCACTAAGCAGAACTTCGACTTATAGTGAAGCCGAAAAACAACTTAAATCCGCTTTGGCATTTTGGAAGAAAAACCCTGAAAAATGCAGCGAAGAAATTAGTAATTGCTTAGATGCGCTTGGGGCTATGCATATGGCTCTACATCAATTAGATAAATCTGAAAAGTATCTATTAGAAGCACTCGAAATAAGACAAAGCAAATTTGGAGAAGACCATCTAGCAGTTGCCAGTATTAAAGTCTCTTTGGGAAATGTTTATTCTCTTACAGGTGATTATGAAAAAGCAGAACAAAACTTTTTGGAATGTCTAAAAATTAGAGAGGTACAACTCACTACTCCACATATTTTATTAGGTTCTGTAAACTATAACTTGGGAGTATTGATGAGTAGAACTGGGCGAGTGGCAGAGGCAAACAACTATTTATATAAGGCGCTTGAAATATATACCAAATTATCTCCAGAACATCCTAGAACTGGTGATGCTTATCTGGCAAATGGTCAATTAAAAGTGAACTTAGGCGACTATAAAACAGCCCATAATTACTTTCTAAAAGCACTCAATATCTTTAAAAATGCCTATGGTGAAAAACAAGAAAGAGTAGGCACAATGTATAACTTAATAGCCAATATTTACAGGTTACAAGGAGATTATGAACAGGCAAGAAATTACGCAGAAAGAGGTCTGGAAATTACCAAGTCTGTAGTTGGTGAAAAACACGATCGTGTAGCTTCTGGCTTAACTACTTTAGGAGATATTTCGGCTGATGCTAAAAATTACGATACTGCTTTAAATGCTTATCAGCAAGCACTAAGAATTAGAGAAAACATCTATGGAGAAAATCATATTCGCACTGCCTTTATTTATTATCTAATTGGCCAAACCTATAGAGAGGCAGATCAACCTAAAGCAGGTATCCCCTACCTCAAAAAAGCCATTCAAGTTTACCGTAACAAAAACATGGAAGGCACAGAAGATATCTCTAATGTATATGCCGCAATGGGTCTGGTATTACTCGATGATGGAGACCTAGCAAATGCAAAAAAATACATTCAATTAGATCATCAAATATTAAAAGACACTTATGGAAATACACACCCCTATTTAGCAGATAATTACAGAAGTATGGGTTTGTGGTATTTAAAAATACAAGAGCCAGACTCAGCGATTGTTATGTTTCACGAAGGGCTCAAAGCCATGTGTTTAGATTTTGATACTTCAGATATTTTGGCGTTTCCTCCACTTAGCAATGTGCTTGACCAATATGAATATCTCGATATAATGATTAGAAAAGCTGATGTTCTTGCCAGTTTCAATAATCCAAATTATCAACTCACTGCATTAGAATATTACCAACTTTGCACTAAACTCGCTGAGCAAATCAGAAATAAATATCAGAGCAAAGGCTCCAAATTGTTCTTCCAACAAACAGTAAATCCAATTTTTAAACAAGGTTTCCAATTGGCCTATTCATTATATAAACAAACTAAAAAGGATGTTTACCTAGAAGCTGCTTATGAATTTGCAGAGAAAAGTAAAGCCGGTTTACTTACTGCTTCTATCCAGAAAATCTCAGAATATCCTATAGCTGGTATCCCAAAAACACTCCGCAATCAGATAGATTCTTTGCAATCAAAAATTAATGCAACGGAACAGTTGGTAAACGATGAACAGCTCTGGCCATCTGATAATAGTGGGGAGCAACTCAAAACATTAAAAAAAGATCAAATTGATATACAAAGCTCTTATGATTCGCTCTTGTTAATCACTAAAAATCAATACCCAAAATATTTTGAATTTAATTCTGAAACCCAGATTGCCAGTATTTCAGAGATTCAACAAAATTTGCCAAACACGAAAACTACTCTTATCGAATATTTTATTTCTGATAGTATACTATATGCTTTTTCTATTACTAAAGATAAGGTTAATATTTCTGAGCATTCTTGGAATGCTAATGACGAAATGGCTATTAAAAATCTGCGACAAAGACCCGATGCTATTCCATGGTTACAAAATCCATCTGGACTTACAATAGAATATACCCAACGCAGTGAATTACTATTTAAAACTTTAATTACAGAGGATATATTAAAAGCAGAAAAGTTAATCATTATTCCGCATGGTATACTCTCCTACTTGCCTTTTGAAAGTTTATGTAAAAACAAGGTTGATGATTTTAAGAAGGCTAACTTTTTAGTTGAAACAGTTATGATTAGTTATGCATACTCAGCTACTTTGTGGCTTTCTGCTAACAACCAAACTGTAAATGATAATGCTCAGTTATTAGGTATCGCTCCCGATTATAGTGAGTTTCAAATAGCCAGCAACGAAGTAAGTGAAGAATTAAATTTTAGAGGAGCGCTATCACCTCTTGAATTTAATGTTACTGAACTTGAGAAAATTGCCAATTATTTCCCAGCGAACATATTAAATGGCACAGCTGCAACTGAAGAAAACTTTAAAGAGTTAGCCCCACAGGCTAACATTCTACATATGGCCATGCATGCTTTGGTAAGCGACAGTTTACCTTTAGAATCTAGCTTACTCTTTTCCTACAATTCTACAAGTAGTAAAGAAGATGGCAAACTGCATGCTTACGAATTATATAATATGAAATTACCTGCTTCTTTGGCTGTTCTTAATGCTTGCAATACAGGCTTCGGAAAGTTACAAGCAGGAGAAGGTGCCATGAGTTTAGCTCATGCATTTAGTTATGCGGGTTGTAACAGTATAATTATGAGTTTATGGCCAGCAGAAGATAAAGGAAGTGCAGCTATAATCCAGTATTTTTATAAGCACCTAGCAGATGGGCAAGCAAAAGACAAGGCATTGCAACAAGCCCAAATTGACTTTATAAATACTACAGATCCCACTCATTTACATCCTTATTATTGGACTCATTTAGTTGCTGTTGGAGATATGTCACCTTTGAATATGAAAAACCGTACGCTTAAGCTATTATCTTTTATTCTTCTATCCGTACCTTTTGGAATTTATCTATATAAGATTATAAAAATTAAGTTCGACTGA
- a CDS encoding RNA polymerase sigma factor: MLKTLNKREQELLEGLLKADRALIQQMYDAYQSGVISFIKQRGGTESDAKDVFQNAILVLYKKVKANDLVLTVSLNSFIIAICRNMWLTKIRDKRELNVEVNEDENMLLEEQIEDVLTEVLREKIYRKHFLNLGEQCQSILKMFFAKVKMKEIAVKLNITEKYVKKRKFECKEKLIVAIKNDPYFKELKF, from the coding sequence ATGCTGAAGACTTTAAATAAAAGGGAGCAAGAATTATTAGAAGGTCTTTTAAAAGCAGATAGAGCCTTAATTCAACAAATGTATGATGCATACCAATCTGGAGTAATCTCATTTATTAAGCAAAGAGGTGGTACAGAATCAGATGCAAAAGATGTTTTTCAAAATGCTATACTGGTTTTGTACAAAAAAGTAAAAGCCAATGATTTGGTCTTAACTGTTTCATTAAACTCTTTTATAATAGCTATTTGTAGAAACATGTGGTTAACTAAAATAAGAGACAAAAGAGAGCTTAATGTGGAGGTAAACGAAGATGAAAACATGTTGTTAGAAGAGCAGATAGAAGATGTACTAACAGAAGTTTTAAGGGAAAAAATATATCGCAAACATTTTCTCAATTTAGGTGAGCAATGCCAAAGTATTTTGAAAATGTTTTTTGCGAAAGTGAAGATGAAAGAGATTGCTGTTAAGCTCAATATCACTGAGAAATATGTGAAGAAAAGGAAATTTGAATGCAAGGAAAAACTAATTGTTGCTATTAAAAACGATCCATATTTTAAAGAATTAAAATTTTAA
- a CDS encoding PH domain-containing protein: MGLFSGLLGNAGVVEPEELNEEYSNLLCDNESVELGFKLIRDLFIFTNKRLILINKQGVTGKKREYLSIGYKSISRFSIETSGHFDLDAELKIWISSEDEPSIVKKFNSSVNIYDLQKVLAQHVL; the protein is encoded by the coding sequence ATGGGACTTTTTTCAGGTTTATTGGGTAATGCCGGAGTGGTAGAGCCAGAAGAACTTAACGAGGAATATAGTAATTTACTTTGTGATAATGAGTCTGTAGAACTAGGCTTTAAGTTAATTAGAGACTTATTTATTTTCACAAACAAGCGCCTCATCTTAATTAACAAACAAGGTGTTACTGGTAAAAAAAGAGAATATCTCTCTATAGGTTATAAAAGTATTTCTAGGTTTAGTATAGAAACTTCGGGTCATTTTGATTTGGATGCGGAACTGAAAATCTGGATTTCGAGCGAAGATGAACCAAGTATTGTAAAGAAATTTAATAGTAGTGTAAATATTTATGATTTACAAAAAGTGCTAGCTCAGCATGTATTATAA